AGAAAATCATGGATCAACAGTGAACAGATTAACCTAAACCCATAGCCagcaaacattaaaaaaaaaaaacaaacaaacggAAGAAAGCAAACCATATTCCAAGCATCCAACCTCATCCACAGGTGGATGGAGAAAATCCCATTACAGAAGAGGCAGGGGAGGGATGCAACACCAATAAAGCAAAGGAGATgaacaacacataaaaaaaaaaaaccctaactctAATCCTCAGAAGCaaacattaaaattgaaatgtaacaaaaattaacctaaaaaaagCACGAACCATATCCAAACAGGGATCCCAAAAGTGCTATAGTTAAACTTGCATATAGAAGGCAAATCTAGAGACATCTGGTGTCATTTTTCTCTGTGGATTGTGCTTGAAAGTGTTTAGTTCCAAACTGAAGATGCTAGTATCAAGTGTCTTTTTAATCAACCTTAAAATCAATCACAACAAAAGGAATTACGTCCAAGACCTTAACAACAAATGCAAATCAATCTTGATTAGGAGAAAACCACAGACCGAACCCCCCaagaaaaacataagaaatcttcatcttcttcgaCGTGGCCTCcccccttttctcttttcttgccTAGTTgtttcagaaaagaaaaaaaagaagatgaagaaactgaTTTGATAAGCTGCAAGTTTCCAAAAACTCAGGAGACAAAATGTGACGGAGAAGCTGCCACGcccatcaataaaaaattaaattgtttttcttactACCCCAACACCATATTAAAGATTCATATCAGGATCATACGAAATTGGAATACTTGATCCAGGGAAGATTAATGTTGTAGATGTAATGAATATAGCAATCTCGGCTTCGACAAAAGATGTTCGAAGAAGTACAATTACAAACTATTTTTAACATTgtaaaattaagtataatttaaatcaattttacaaaGATGTTATAAAatcatgtatatataattttgatatatatatataataagattattaatttatatatcaaatgggatctatatattttctttttaaatatattttataaattcaccaaattattaatttaccaTCTTGGTTTCAAGTCGGTactctaaaaatattatttaatgaaaattattaatttatcaaggtTATAcagtactaaaaaaaaaaaagcttgttttTGGAGTTTTGAAAGTAGCGAGTCTAAATTGCTTTCAATTCTCTAAGACTTTAGGGGCCAATGATGCAATTTACACTATTTAACAAAGTAGTTTAAGCAGACGGTGCTTCTGCCACGTTTACATTAGCCAATTTCCAACGCTCAGTACTAGGTAGCAGCTACTAAGCTCTAAACCTTTGACGACAACctaaaacagagaagaaaaaaaaaattatcgctTCAGAACCAGAGGCAACAATGGCTGATCGATTCTTTCCCAACGTAATGCCAAGATTTGTAACAGAAGATATACAAGAAGAAGATAAAGTAACCGATGAGGATTCTCTCATGAAGCTTCTCTCAATGCCCTACACTTCACTTTCCAAGCAGGTTCAACGTTCTGGTTTGGATCTTAAAGAAACAGTAACAAGAACTtagctttcttttgttttcatttcttgggttgttttttctttgtttggtaaTGTTGGCACTCTGTGTGTTTAGTGGGATTTTTGTGTTCTACAGATAGTGATGGAGACATGGGGGTTAGGTGGGCAAGTTGCGCATGATTTTACTCTTTACAGTGGAAATCTTGGCACTGCTTTGTTGCTTTATAAGAGCTATCAAGTTTCTAGTAATGAAAATGATCTCTTTCTCTGTTTGGAGATTGTTAAGGCTTGTGATTCTGCTTCTCGGGCTTCAAGGTAGAGTCTCCCTTTCTTGGTGAAGATGTCATGTTGTTTCACTgtatagtttgtttttgtgattaaaTTTATGGTATGAGCCAATTGGAtatgattttgggttttgattatAACTTGTGTAAAACGCAAATTTAAAGCTACTAAACAGGGGTGGATTCGGTTTGGACATCTGGTAATGTTATTGAATGTGTTTTATAATCTAGGGATGTGACATTTATATGTGGGCGAGCTGGTGTTTGTGCCCTTGGGGCTGTAGCAGCAAAGCATGTTAATGATGAAGCGTTACAGAGTTACTATCTGAGTCAATTAGGAGAGGTGGCCTTTTTGCTcaattttgtgttatttttcataattttgtaaAAAGCAAATTGGTTGTCGGTGAGTATTTATTGATTGTTTATGAAACAGATTAAGCTGTTGAGAAATCACCCTGATGAGTTGTTATATGGAAGAAGTGGATTCTTATGGGCTTGTTTGTTCCTAAATAAACACCTGGGGCAGGGGACTGTCCCTGATACGACCATTGTGAGATTTCTGCTATTACCTATTTTGCTACTTTGGTTTTGAATTAGTTAAGCAGGATGTAATAGTCTCACAGTAAAATTATTGTAGCGTGCTGTTGcgaatgaaatcataaaaaatggaAGAGCATTGGCGAAGAAAGGAGGTTCCCCATTAATGTATGAATGGTATGGTGAGAGGTATTGGGGTGCTGCCCATGGATTGGCAGGTATTATGAATGTTTTATTGGATGTAGAGCTGAAACCTGATGAGTT
This window of the Populus trichocarpa isolate Nisqually-1 chromosome 13, P.trichocarpa_v4.1, whole genome shotgun sequence genome carries:
- the LOC7494413 gene encoding lanC-like protein GCL2; the encoded protein is MADRFFPNVMPRFVTEDIQEEDKVTDEDSLMKLLSMPYTSLSKQVQRSGLDLKETIVMETWGLGGQVAHDFTLYSGNLGTALLLYKSYQVSSNENDLFLCLEIVKACDSASRASRDVTFICGRAGVCALGAVAAKHVNDEALQSYYLSQLGEIKLLRNHPDELLYGRSGFLWACLFLNKHLGQGTVPDTTIRAVANEIIKNGRALAKKGGSPLMYEWYGERYWGAAHGLAGIMNVLLDVELKPDEFEDVKGTLKYMINNCFPSGNYSTSEEDRKRDVLVHWCHGAPGIALTLVKAVKVFGDKEFLEAAINAAEVVWNRGLLKRVGICHGISGNAYVFLSLYQLTGNIEFLYKAKAFTCFLLDRAHKLISAGEMHGGDSPYSMFEGMGGMAYLFLDMIDPSKARFPAYEL